The region CAAGAACCGCGTGCATCACCGCCACGCCTCGCGCCACGTCGGACGCCTGTCCGCGATGGTCGCGCGCCTCGGCTAGCTACCGGCAGAGTTCCATCAACAACCGCTCGAACAGCAGATTATTGTCGATCGGCGAGCTCTTGAGCGCCCAGTCGGCTTGAAAGATCTTTTCCCGCCTCCGTTCGAGGCCGGAGACGTCGAAGACCGCCGCTTGTCTCTGGTATTCCCTAAGAAAGAACGGCGGCACGCCTCCCGCGTCCCCTTCCTTGACCTTGCTCAAGATCCGGAAGTGCCTCGCGAGCAGGGCCAGGAGGGCGATCGGAGACTCCCCGGACGTCTCCATCTTGCGAAACAGCCTCAGAGCCCGCTCGAGATTCCGCGCAGCGACGGCGTCGGTCAGATCGAAGATCGACCTCCACGAAACTGCCGTCACGCAGGCCTCGACGTCGGCCAGGACGATCTTCTTGTCTTGGCCCTTCAGCAGATAAATCTTTTCGAGGGCCGACTGAAGGGCCGAGAGGTCGTTGCCCACCGCCTGGACGAGCCACTGGGAGGCCTGAAAGTCGATCGAATATTCCGCCTCCCGCGCCTCCTCCGCGACCCATTGAGGGGCCTCGCGCGCATCCAGCGGCTTGAACTCGCGCAGTTTGCCGGCCTTTCCCACCTTCTGCCAAAACGACGTCCGCATGTCGGCCTTGTCGGCGCTCAAAATCACGTCGGTCGTCTCGGGGATCTTCGGCAGGAGCTCCGTCAGGCCCTCCATCTCCCCTTTTCTCAGGGCGTGAGCGTTCCGGACGAGAATCACGCGCCGGGCGGCCATCACCGGCAGAAGCCCGGCCAGATCGGCCAATTTCCGCGTCTCGACCTCGGGGCCTTCCAGGACGTCGAAATTGAAGTCTTTGGCGGCCGGATCGACGCGCTCCGCGAGGAGCTTGTCCAGGGCTCTTCGAAGGAGGAGGGCTTCTTCACCGACCAGTGCGAAAATCATGGTTTATGACACCACGAGGTTGATGAGTTTGTTGGGGACGTGAATGACCTTGGCGACGCTCTTGCCCTCCAAGAAGCGTTTCACGTTCTCGTCCTTCAAGGCGAGGTCGCGGGCCGCGTCTTGGCCAAGCCCCGCGGGCGCCTCGAGCCTGGCGCGGACCGTGCCGTTGACCTGGACGACCAAAAGGATTGTCTCGACTTTGAGCGCCGACTCGTCAAAGGCGGGCCATCGCGACAGTGAAACCAGGTCCTGACGGCCCAGCAGTCTCCACAACTCCTCGCCCATGTGCGGCGCGAACGGGCTCAGGAGTTGCGCGAAGGACTCGAGAGAGGCCCGCGAGGGACTTCGCCCGAGATCGTGCAAGGCGTTGTAGTATTCCATCAGGGCGGCGATGGCCGTGTTGAATTGAAAGCGGTCCAGGTCCTCCGTCACCTTCTTGACGGTTCTGTTCCGCCAGCGTTTTTCCTCCTCGCCATCCGGCCCGAAGGAGTCGATCGATTCTTGGACAAGTGTCCAAACGCGCTTGAGGAACCGGTAGGCGCCTTCGACGCCCTGGTCGTTCCAATCGAGATCCTTCTCCGGCGGCGAGGCGAAGAGCGAAAAGAGCCGGGCCGTGTCCGCCCCGTAACGTTCGATCAGGTAGTTCGGATCGACGACGTTCCCCTTCGACTTGCTCATCTTCGCGCCGTCCTTGATGACCATGCCTTGGGTCAGCAGGTTCTTGAAGGGTTCGCGGACGCCGGCGTCGAGGAAGCCCAGGTCGACCAGGACCTTGGTGAAGAATCGCGAGTAGAGGAGATGGAGGACGGCGTGCTCGATCCCGCCGATGTATTGGTCGACACCGCCGTCCTTCATCCAATAAGCGACGGCCTTGGGGTCGAACGGAGCCTTGTCGAACCTCGGGGAACCGTAGCGCAGAAAATACCAGGAGGACTCGACGAAGGTGTCCATCGTGTCTGTCTCGCGGCGAGCGGGTTTCGCACATTTGGGGCAATTCACGTTGACGAACGAGGCGATCTTCGCGAGCGGGGAGCCACCCTTGCCGGTGAACTCGACGTCGAGCGGGAGTTTCACCGGCAGGTCCTTCTCCGGCACCGGCACGGTGCCGCAGGCGTCGCAATATACGATGGGGATCGGTGCCCCCCAGTAACGCTGGCGGCTGATGCCCCAGTCGCGGAGTTTGTAGTTGAGGGTCTTGCGACCCATTCCTTTCTTTTCGATGTAGGCGACGATCTTCTTCTTTGCCTCCTCCGAGGGCAGGCCGGTGAATTGCTGCGAATTCACCAAAACACCAGCATCTTCGAACGCCTTTTGTAGGGGCCGTTCATGAACTGCCCCTACGGGATCGATCACAACCTCGATCGGAATCCCGTAGTTCTTCGCAAACTCAAAATCACGCTGATCGTGAGCCGGCACGGCCATGACGGCCCCCGTGCCGTATTCCATCAAGACGAAATTGGCCGCGTAGACCGGGAGTTTCTTCCCCGTGAGCGGGTTCATCGCAGAGACGCCGGTGAAGACCCCTTCTTTCTCGTAATCGTCGGTCAGGCGCTTGGCCCTGTCCATTTTGGCCGTCTTTTCCGCGAATTCCCGGACGGCCTTCTCCTGGGGAGTCCCTCTCGAAAGCTCCAAGGCGAGCGGGTGCTCGGCCGCCAGCGACATGAACGTGGTGCCGTAAAGGGTGTCGGGACGCGTCGTGAAGATCTTGATCGCTTGTTTCTTCCCCTCGATCGGAAAGTCGACCTCCGCCCCCTCGCTCTCCCCGATCCACTCGCGCTGCATGGTGAGCACGCGC is a window of bacterium DNA encoding:
- the holA gene encoding DNA polymerase III subunit delta — encoded protein: MIFALVGEEALLLRRALDKLLAERVDPAAKDFNFDVLEGPEVETRKLADLAGLLPVMAARRVILVRNAHALRKGEMEGLTELLPKIPETTDVILSADKADMRTSFWQKVGKAGKLREFKPLDAREAPQWVAEEAREAEYSIDFQASQWLVQAVGNDLSALQSALEKIYLLKGQDKKIVLADVEACVTAVSWRSIFDLTDAVAARNLERALRLFRKMETSGESPIALLALLARHFRILSKVKEGDAGGVPPFFLREYQRQAAVFDVSGLERRREKIFQADWALKSSPIDNNLLFERLLMELCR
- the leuS gene encoding leucine--tRNA ligase, producing the protein MKEPYDPQSVEPKWQKVWEDQKTFRASEGGSKPKYYCLEMFPYPSGRIHMGHVRNYSIGDVIARYKKMRGFNVLHPIGWDAFGMPAENAAIENKTHPAKWTDQNISSMQVQLRKMGFSYDWEREIATCRPEYYRWEQLVFLKMYERGLAYKKRSFVNWCPKCETVLANEQVEQGRCWRCDSTVEQRPLDQWFFKITAYAQELLDETNHLKGWPERVLTMQREWIGESEGAEVDFPIEGKKQAIKIFTTRPDTLYGTTFMSLAAEHPLALELSRGTPQEKAVREFAEKTAKMDRAKRLTDDYEKEGVFTGVSAMNPLTGKKLPVYAANFVLMEYGTGAVMAVPAHDQRDFEFAKNYGIPIEVVIDPVGAVHERPLQKAFEDAGVLVNSQQFTGLPSEEAKKKIVAYIEKKGMGRKTLNYKLRDWGISRQRYWGAPIPIVYCDACGTVPVPEKDLPVKLPLDVEFTGKGGSPLAKIASFVNVNCPKCAKPARRETDTMDTFVESSWYFLRYGSPRFDKAPFDPKAVAYWMKDGGVDQYIGGIEHAVLHLLYSRFFTKVLVDLGFLDAGVREPFKNLLTQGMVIKDGAKMSKSKGNVVDPNYLIERYGADTARLFSLFASPPEKDLDWNDQGVEGAYRFLKRVWTLVQESIDSFGPDGEEEKRWRNRTVKKVTEDLDRFQFNTAIAALMEYYNALHDLGRSPSRASLESFAQLLSPFAPHMGEELWRLLGRQDLVSLSRWPAFDESALKVETILLVVQVNGTVRARLEAPAGLGQDAARDLALKDENVKRFLEGKSVAKVIHVPNKLINLVVS